A genomic region of Brienomyrus brachyistius isolate T26 chromosome 6, BBRACH_0.4, whole genome shotgun sequence contains the following coding sequences:
- the icmt gene encoding protein-S-isoprenylcysteine O-methyltransferase isoform X1, with amino-acid sequence MTSGRRADACGCPASVLYLLDSGKFRKDRDASAERSVTNMAGNKLVLEGRISITSFFLGIGVVLIPLLTSLGSHIGWVFEYFSGIRGKIAIAVYIGVVQGLLLIIYKGPLYKVAVRASFLGCAFGCGLLISFAETAWTHFGWYMCSLSFFHYSEYLVTAIINPRSLSLDSFLLNHSVEYTIAAVSSWVEFMVERLLFPELKQLSWVSLLGLFMVFCGEGLRKSAMLTAGSNFNHVVQNEKAQSHVLVTSGVYAYCRHPSYVGWFYWSIGTQVNFITSTVIHWFLVLLRILEKLTFSTHVSCSEPYVGRAQIVTSFLRSYAVNLDEELLVKFSKYTNAKI; translated from the exons ATGACGTCAGGGCGGCGGGCGGACGCCTGCGGCTGCCCAGCTTCTGTGCTGTACCTGCTTGACTCGGGTAAATTTAGAAAAGATCGCGATGCTTCAGCAGAGCGCTCGGTTACCAACATGGCAGGCAATAAGTTAGTCTTAGAAGGAAGAATAAGTATAACCAGCTTCTTTTTGGGAATAGGTGTTGTTTTGATTCCTCTACTTACGTCGCTAGGATCACACATCGGTTGGGTTTTCGAGTATTTCTCTGGAATAAGGGGAAAGATAGCAATTGCGGTATATATTGGGGTTGTACAAGGTTTATTGCTAATTATTTACAAAGGACCTCTGTATAAG GTCGCCGTACGAGCCTCCTTCCTGGGCTGCGCTTTCGGGTGTGGCTTGTTGATCAGCTTCGCTGAAACTGCATGGACGCATTTTGGCTG GTACATGTGCTCCCTGTCCTTCTTCCACTACTCCGAGTACCTGGTGACGGCCATCATTAACCCTCGTAGCCTGTCCCTGGATTCCTTCCTGCTGAACCACAGCGTGGAGTATACTATAGCAGCCGTGTCCTCATGGGTGGAGTTCATGGTCGAGAGACTCCTCTTCCCAG AGCTGAAGCAGCTGAGCTGGGTCAGCCTGCTGGGGTTGTTCATGGTGTTCTGTGGAGAGGGCCTGCGCAAGTCCGCCATGCTGACTGCCGGCTCGAACTTCAACCACGTGGTCCAGAACGAGAAGGCCCAGAGCCACGTGCTGGTGACCAGCGGGGTCTACGCCTACTGCCGGCACCCCTCATACGTTGGCTGGTTCTACTGGAGCATTGGCACGCAGGTGAATTTTATAACAAGCACTGTAATACATTGGTTCTTAGTATTACTGCGTATATTGGAAAAACTAACTTTTTCAACTCATGTGTCCTGTTCTGAGCCCTACGTCGGGAGAGCCCAGATAGTTACATCATTTTTACGGTCTTACGCTGTCAATTTGGATGAAGAACTCTTAGTCAAATTTTCCAAGTATACAAATGCTAAGATATAG
- the icmt gene encoding protein-S-isoprenylcysteine O-methyltransferase isoform X2, with product MTSGRRADACGCPASVLYLLDSGKFRKDRDASAERSVTNMAGNKLVLEGRISITSFFLGIGVVLIPLLTSLGSHIGWVFEYFSGIRGKIAIAVYIGVVQGLLLIIYKGPLYKVAVRASFLGCAFGCGLLISFAETAWTHFGWYMCSLSFFHYSEYLVTAIINPRSLSLDSFLLNHSVEYTIAAVSSWVEFMVERLLFPELKQLSWVSLLGLFMVFCGEGLRKSAMLTAGSNFNHVVQNEKAQSHVLVTSGVYAYCRHPSYVGWFYWSIGTQVMLCNPVCLLGYTLASWRFFRERIEEEEISLIHFFGEDYLDYKRKVPTGLPFIPGIRVQS from the exons ATGACGTCAGGGCGGCGGGCGGACGCCTGCGGCTGCCCAGCTTCTGTGCTGTACCTGCTTGACTCGGGTAAATTTAGAAAAGATCGCGATGCTTCAGCAGAGCGCTCGGTTACCAACATGGCAGGCAATAAGTTAGTCTTAGAAGGAAGAATAAGTATAACCAGCTTCTTTTTGGGAATAGGTGTTGTTTTGATTCCTCTACTTACGTCGCTAGGATCACACATCGGTTGGGTTTTCGAGTATTTCTCTGGAATAAGGGGAAAGATAGCAATTGCGGTATATATTGGGGTTGTACAAGGTTTATTGCTAATTATTTACAAAGGACCTCTGTATAAG GTCGCCGTACGAGCCTCCTTCCTGGGCTGCGCTTTCGGGTGTGGCTTGTTGATCAGCTTCGCTGAAACTGCATGGACGCATTTTGGCTG GTACATGTGCTCCCTGTCCTTCTTCCACTACTCCGAGTACCTGGTGACGGCCATCATTAACCCTCGTAGCCTGTCCCTGGATTCCTTCCTGCTGAACCACAGCGTGGAGTATACTATAGCAGCCGTGTCCTCATGGGTGGAGTTCATGGTCGAGAGACTCCTCTTCCCAG AGCTGAAGCAGCTGAGCTGGGTCAGCCTGCTGGGGTTGTTCATGGTGTTCTGTGGAGAGGGCCTGCGCAAGTCCGCCATGCTGACTGCCGGCTCGAACTTCAACCACGTGGTCCAGAACGAGAAGGCCCAGAGCCACGTGCTGGTGACCAGCGGGGTCTACGCCTACTGCCGGCACCCCTCATACGTTGGCTGGTTCTACTGGAGCATTGGCACGCAG GTGATGCTATGTAACCCGGTCTGCTTACTGGGCTACACCCTAGCCAGCTGGCGTTTCTTCCGCGAGCGCATTGAGGAGGAAGAAATCTCGCTAATCCACTTCTTCGGTGAGGACTACCTGGACTACAAGCGAAAGGTGCCCACGGGTTTGCCCTTCATCCCAGGCATCCGGGTACAGAGCTGA